In Ectothiorhodosinus mongolicus, one DNA window encodes the following:
- the rplS gene encoding 50S ribosomal protein L19, translating into MSTIIQQLDAEQMGRQVPEFTPGDTVVVQVKVKEGDRERLQSFEGVVIAKRNRGINSAFTVRKISHGEGVERVFQTYSPSIADIQVKRKGKVRRAKLYYLRGRSGKAARIKEDI; encoded by the coding sequence ATGAGCACGATTATTCAGCAACTCGACGCCGAGCAAATGGGTCGCCAAGTGCCGGAGTTCACCCCGGGTGATACGGTCGTGGTGCAGGTTAAAGTGAAAGAAGGCGATCGCGAGCGTTTGCAGTCTTTCGAAGGCGTCGTCATTGCCAAGCGCAACCGCGGTATTAACTCCGCTTTCACGGTTCGCAAGATCTCCCATGGGGAGGGAGTGGAGCGCGTCTTCCAAACCTACAGCCCCAGCATTGCCGATATTCAGGTCAAGCGCAAAGGTAAGGTTCGCCGAGCCAAGCTCTACTATCTGCGTGGTCGCAGTGGTAAGGCAGCGCGAATTAAGGAAGACATCTAA
- the trmD gene encoding tRNA (guanosine(37)-N1)-methyltransferase TrmD → MSALRFDVVTIFPQWVESLTHWGVTGRAVEQGLIEVGCWDPRDYTQDRHRTIDDRPYGGGPGMVMKLEPLRCAIKAARQADSRPAKVLCLSPQGRVLDQGAVRQMASASRLILLAGRYEGIDERLIESEVDEEWSLGDYVLSGGELAAMVLIDACARLVPGVLGDAESAQQDSFSDGLLDCPHYTRPESIDGVAVPPVLLGGDHARIARWRRKQSLGRTWERRPELLKEENLSEADQGLLEEYQREKSGNQG, encoded by the coding sequence TTGAGTGCACTAAGGTTTGATGTCGTAACAATTTTTCCACAGTGGGTTGAGAGTCTCACCCACTGGGGCGTAACCGGAAGGGCAGTAGAGCAGGGTCTGATAGAAGTCGGTTGTTGGGATCCGCGAGATTACACTCAGGACCGCCACCGGACCATTGATGACCGGCCCTACGGCGGCGGTCCTGGGATGGTGATGAAGCTGGAACCTTTGCGTTGTGCCATAAAGGCGGCGCGGCAGGCAGACAGCAGACCCGCCAAGGTGCTGTGTCTCAGTCCGCAGGGGCGAGTGCTAGACCAGGGCGCCGTACGTCAGATGGCCTCAGCCTCGCGGCTGATTCTGTTGGCGGGGCGCTATGAAGGTATTGACGAGCGCCTCATCGAATCGGAAGTCGATGAGGAGTGGTCGCTAGGAGATTATGTGCTGTCGGGTGGTGAACTCGCTGCCATGGTTCTCATTGATGCCTGTGCCAGGCTGGTTCCCGGTGTTTTAGGGGATGCCGAGTCTGCACAGCAGGACTCGTTTAGTGATGGTCTGTTGGATTGCCCTCACTACACGCGGCCAGAAAGTATTGATGGTGTGGCAGTGCCGCCGGTTCTATTAGGCGGAGATCATGCTAGAATCGCGCGCTGGCGGCGCAAGCAGTCCCTAGGTCGAACCTGGGAACGGCGTCCGGAGTTGTTGAAGGAAGAGAATTTAAGTGAGGCAGACCAAGGTCTGTTAGAAGAGTATCAGCGCGAAAAGTCTGGGAATCAGGGCTGA
- a CDS encoding tetratricopeptide repeat protein, with protein MRLKLQKLLNSQLVWLLAFMPPAFADLLIDEARLLARMGATDMALEVLDRESLDWQVQTGAWMDREQVRLEILSQAERWEEVAERAALIPIELPVEFVLWGRTQQATAQLALTQSQAARDTLRPLIWFGSQHVEARWLQNWRRMVIESYEQEERWADALPALAFYQADYSDQGEDLSLWLARLFFASGDYAAAAAQLVGASDARGIALRLMAELQLPESNAEQIRQRAVRQARAQSAGSADAARSLAVAARAAMAGDQLQAQILALEAALATQRHLHTDDRAFQIPSQWLWEAYQRLGAQQSNERQLLLGEDEAWIQLVTSLSASDAVTARALLVQMAMRWPNPAGRDQAHDGFVRLLLDSLSGGSEVLNRLYLTGTVYGSPQRVPHGARHLLAQRLLEAGDLATAASLMLDVQAPPASLDGFDWGLRRARALILGGYEEAGIDGLYDVLAQTPVLDEARGERFLQVMFDLQTVGRDQEAINLFQALAPRLESSRQRRELWFWMADSYRALEEYDLAARLYLRSALAGDSTDLWGLSARFQAAEALAKAGYLNDAASLYRDLLRRTDDPGRRLVLGQKLQELLLR; from the coding sequence TTGCGGCTTAAGCTGCAAAAACTCCTCAACAGCCAGCTTGTCTGGCTGTTGGCGTTTATGCCGCCTGCTTTTGCGGATTTGCTGATTGATGAGGCGCGTCTGCTTGCCCGTATGGGTGCCACCGATATGGCTTTGGAGGTTTTAGACCGAGAGTCTTTGGACTGGCAGGTGCAAACCGGGGCATGGATGGATCGCGAACAAGTGCGCCTGGAGATACTCAGTCAGGCTGAGCGCTGGGAAGAAGTCGCTGAGCGCGCTGCGCTGATTCCCATTGAATTACCGGTAGAGTTTGTCCTGTGGGGACGTACCCAGCAAGCCACCGCGCAGCTAGCTCTAACACAAAGCCAAGCAGCCCGAGACACTTTGCGGCCATTGATATGGTTCGGCTCACAGCATGTCGAAGCCCGCTGGCTGCAGAACTGGCGTCGCATGGTCATCGAATCCTATGAGCAGGAAGAGCGCTGGGCAGACGCCTTGCCCGCCTTGGCTTTTTATCAAGCTGACTATAGCGATCAAGGAGAAGATCTTAGTCTTTGGTTAGCGCGTCTGTTTTTTGCCTCGGGGGATTATGCAGCGGCTGCTGCTCAGCTGGTTGGGGCCAGTGATGCGCGTGGCATCGCACTGCGCCTCATGGCGGAGCTGCAATTGCCTGAGAGTAATGCCGAGCAAATCCGTCAGCGAGCCGTGCGTCAGGCCAGAGCCCAGAGCGCTGGCAGTGCCGATGCAGCTCGCTCACTTGCAGTAGCGGCCCGTGCCGCAATGGCAGGTGATCAGCTACAGGCTCAGATCCTGGCTTTAGAAGCGGCTCTGGCTACTCAGCGACATCTGCACACCGATGATCGGGCTTTTCAAATTCCCAGCCAGTGGCTGTGGGAAGCCTATCAACGGCTGGGTGCCCAGCAGAGTAATGAAAGACAGCTGCTCTTGGGTGAGGATGAAGCATGGATACAACTCGTGACATCTTTAAGCGCTAGTGATGCGGTGACAGCCCGCGCTTTGCTGGTGCAGATGGCAATGCGCTGGCCCAACCCTGCTGGGCGAGATCAGGCTCATGATGGCTTTGTTCGCCTGCTGCTGGATTCGCTCAGTGGTGGCAGCGAGGTGCTTAACCGTCTTTATCTCACTGGCACCGTTTATGGCAGCCCACAGAGAGTGCCGCACGGGGCGCGTCATCTGCTGGCACAGCGTTTGTTGGAAGCTGGCGATTTGGCCACTGCGGCCAGCTTAATGTTGGATGTTCAGGCGCCGCCCGCCAGTTTAGATGGCTTTGATTGGGGCCTGCGTCGGGCGCGGGCGCTAATTCTGGGCGGCTACGAAGAAGCGGGCATTGATGGATTATACGATGTGTTAGCTCAAACCCCGGTATTGGACGAAGCCCGGGGTGAGCGTTTTCTGCAGGTGATGTTTGATCTGCAAACGGTGGGGCGTGATCAAGAGGCCATTAACCTGTTTCAGGCCTTGGCACCGCGTTTGGAGTCTTCTCGGCAAAGACGCGAGTTATGGTTTTGGATGGCCGACTCTTATCGAGCCCTGGAGGAATATGACTTAGCGGCGCGGTTGTACTTGCGTTCGGCCTTGGCCGGTGACAGCACTGATCTTTGGGGGCTGAGCGCGCGTTTTCAGGCAGCTGAGGCCTTAGCCAAGGCTGGCTATCTGAATGATGCCGCTTCCCTCTACCGCGATCTATTGCGCCGCACCGACGATCCGGGACGCCGCCTCGTCCTCGGCCAAAAACTCCAAGAGTTGCTGCTGCGTTGA